Genomic DNA from Porites lutea chromosome 4, jaPorLute2.1, whole genome shotgun sequence:
TCCTATTTTAACAACTAAAATACtaagttaaaaacattttatgaGCTGtacctgtttagccaagcaagatcaagtAAGCTCTTTTCTGTGGCATACAGTCAAATTATGACAAACATTTTAACCACGAAGTTTGACTTTGAGATTGGAAATTTTATAGCAGTCTTATATTTCCTTCACAGAAAATAGAAACCGAATTTAAGAATTAATCTTGTTAGGCTGAATTGCGAATCACTACTTAAAAATACAGGAACCTATTTCGCCAGAAGTCCAAAAATGCAAGTTCTTACACGTGGGAAGGGGTTTTATTGTTATAAACGGGGAAGTCATACATGACTTTCTTGCTAATTATTATGGTACCAGATGCCTTGTTGATGAACCCCTGATTGACAGGCGTTCGAAAGCGGAGTAGAGAATTCGGGTGCACCGGAAACGTACCGCTTGCATGTATACTCGCTCACCCTATCCCATAGGCTAGTCTTTTTTTACTTAATATCGCTCCCCTCCAGCTCGCTTTATGACTCCTTTCTGCCGTGAAACTCGCGAGGAAGACTTTTGGAATGCATTGTGCTCCAAATGTGAGAACGCACGTTTGTTGGGAAGAGGCACACATCGGCAACTTTGACAAGATTCATGCACGTATTCGTAAGATTATTGAAGCAGTTCGATAACGTGACTCGTAAATCTTTTCAGTTGACTTAGTCATTACGCTAATCATACGGATTAACAGAggttttatatattttgcatTCAGTTGATTGACAAGTTGCTACGTGAATTCGCGAAGGAAAATTTTGGTGATCACGAAGGAAGCTATTTCCCTGTTGTCCATGGCCGAACCCAAGATATAAAGTTACTTACGCTTGTAGTAAAGAAACCTACTACATCCGATCAAGAATGTGGAGTCAAACCGCAGAGGTACACCGTTCTTGCGGAATTAGGAAGGTACGCATCTGAGGAAAACGCTGAAGAATTTGAGGCCATGATGAAGAAACACATCGTAAAAGAAGACTGCGGGATATTACCAGAGGGTGAAAATGAAGATGATAAAGGAGCTGGAAGGTAACGatggaacgatcttcccctttttattagaaatatatcttcatttaatgctttcaagaaggctcttaaaactcatttatttcagaaggcgtttcccagctaatttattgtttttattctctttattaagaGGGATTTGTATATAGGATATTAaagataaattattatttttaaattgttatttttactaatttttaaggaacgatctgtaaattttgtttttggaatatgtattaggattttaggattttgttgagtcaatgttatgcgcagatgaaaatttctttccctggattgatatttgcgcaatacaaatcaataaatattaaataaatattttaaatattaaattgACAGTAATGAaacattacgcatggtttataaaaaaaaaaaaaaaaacgtttttatgcTCTGATCAGATTTGGGGTACCTTGCGAGTTGATCAGTCTACTTCGTTCTTCTTAGATAACTCGGTAGGAAAGGTCAAAGCGACTGtgttatcaaaaaaaaaatactcaatgCAAAATCTGAGGAACTGAAATCACTACTAGGTTACTGCAATGAAAAGAAATATTGTAGAAACTATCTGGTCCACTGAAGAAATATCACCTCTCTTGATAATCTCCGCCCATTCAAGGATTtttcggttatttttttttttttacccagtAGTGCAGTACTAACCAGTTTTTCACGTTGCACCAGCCTCTAAAATCTCATGCGAATACTAATTTGAGTTCTTTAATTCAGCTCGGTAGAAATTGGGGGAGACGCTGGTAATTTTGGCAGGAAAGGGATCACGATAAGTGAAGATCTGGGATCCCTAGTGCTGGGAAGAATTGATCAGGAATACATACGTGATCCGGACCTACGTGAAATATTGGCTAAAACGGATATGGACAACGAAAAAACAGGTGTTTTCGAAGGCCAACAAATGAGCTTGATAATCTCAGTAATTTTCAGTGAGCGATTTGAAGTTAAAGGCAAGAGAAGGAACAAGGTATTTTACTGTCGGAAAACTATTTTATGGTAGTAAAGTAGTGATGAAATTAAAACGGTAACCTTTTTGCGCAGAAATCTCATTATCTTACGCAAAACATCAAGGACAAAGATAATTTCATAGGCTTTTGTCTTTTCTCTAATGAATAAATGAGGGATCGACAAAGGGTCAATAATGCGTAGGTGTTCATGTATTATTGCACAAGTCAGTGAGATAGCTGCGCACTGAAAAGCGGTTAATTTCATCACTACTATACCACTTTCAATCATATCTGATATTAAAGTGATGAATAAGGGAGAAGAGAAAAGGAGAggatttctaaaaaaataaaagtgtaTACACAAAACTACTTAgtgtttaatttcatttttacttaTAAATAAGCAATCTTGCACGTTCGTGAAGCTACAAGTTTCTTTTCTTGTGACGGGCTGTACTGTTGTAGATTGAGTATGGCAGTGTGAATTACAGTGGTCTCttgataagaaataaaaggtttAAGATCCGGAAAGATGCATTACTATAGACTCTTGCCTAGTCAAAGATGTTTTCAAAATTCAGCCAAAAAGTAATCCTCAGTTTACATTAATGCTACCATTCGGTGGACAAAGTACTACTCTATCTACCTATTTGAACATTGGTTTTGAAGATCGAAGGAGAGGCAGAAGTAAATCCCCCAGGGGTGAAAGAAACATGCAAGACGATTGAAATTCCTCCAAATATAGCAACGAGGCTGAACACTCGAGGACCAATCCTGTTCAAGTGCTGCCGCGTTGTGTATAACAAGGAAACAAATCGATTGGAACTCTCCGATGAAGAGGTTGTTGGAAAAGATTTTCTAAGATGTAAAGATGACGAGGAGGACGATGAGAACGATAACGGTAAGATCATATACATAAATATATATGtataaatatattatatatatatagaaaggGAGGGGATCGAGGGATgacgcagtggtgagagcacccATCTCTCACCAATGTGACTCGAGTTTAAATCCCGGCATCGTAGCCATATgaggttctctcctttgctccgagacgTTTTTCCTTGGTACATATACTCCGGCTTTCCCCTCTCTGGATCGAAAATCAACATTTCCAAAGTCCAATTGCACCAGgaatgtggatgtgctacctgtAAATCgttgtttattattcatttattgatttattttataacaaagtagaaaatggaagtCATTACTCTGATTTGAGGTACGCAGTTGACCGCTGTTGTAGCTCGTCAGCCTAAGTATAACGTGTTTATCGACGTAATTTGATTGTATAATTGCACAAATAGATTGAATTTAATTATATAATATTTGCGAACAATTAGTTAGGTTAATCTATTAAGTGCTGGCTTATACCTCAAAATATAATTAGAAAACTATTTTTAGGTGCAGATTCTTAAACATATAAGAAAACATATGACATGGAAagcatttaaaacatttttgagTTTGTAACGGGATAAAGCTTTAAATCACGACCTGAGGAATAATTCTGAAACATTTTCTTTATATTGTAGATGAATTTTGGGGAACAGTGCACATTGTTGCTAGAGTCCGAGGAATAATTccgaaatattttgttcttatCATAGATGGGTTTGGGGTACAGTGTACATTGTAGCTAGAGTTGCCtcctctttattttctttccaaaagGTTGGGAGATTTGTGTTTTGTTCAAGATACGGCGTAGCAATATAAATTTTTGACAGTTGTATTAAAATGATATCTTCTAAATTCATCCAACAGGTTTGTCTGAGAAAAATGAAACTGGAACAAACGGGGCTGCGCAGGACGAGCCTTTGAAGTCAAGTGACTGACTTTGCTATCATCTTGAATCAATTTTATGATCGTATGTCGAGTCTAACATGTATCTGTGAGGTGCGATCAGGATTTAAAATAGTACTGTAAACGTAAAaatgaaatatgttttttttactttacttttcatcCCGGTCATAATTACTTGAAACTTTTAAGGAAACACATTAGAGAGGGTACACGTGTTGCTTCTACCTCCTTCCTCTAATAACACAGATTGAAAGATGGAGGGAGTGAGAaggggcgggaggggggggggggggtgggtttAGGGGGAGAGATCTGTAAGGTAGCCATCCAGCGATTATGATTATGACCGAGATTGTGTCTGCTGATGTTCAATTTGTAAGATATGACAATTGCAGATGTTTGTAAAACGTTTAAATCTCGTGAATGTCTCTCATGGCTGTTGCATACTTAAACTTTGGTGCCACTAGTTCTGAGAGATTCAAAGTTGCGTCAAACCATCACGATAATGAAAGATTTCTTATTTGCGTATGATAGAGTCGTTTAGATTTGTTGAGCGTGACTAAGTGTAGCATAGCCGTTGCTAGTGATTAAGAAATTTTCGTTATTGAACCACACTCATGGCTTGTCGATTCGTACTATTGTTTCCTCGGTGGTCCGCTGATCGTCATTATTGCGATGACTGGTCCTTTGCTTTCACCCATCTAGAATCACCTGATTAGAAGTCATGTGAATTAATGAGGATCGTAGAGCGCTTAATAGTGAACTTACTCAAGAGGACGGCGGAGTAAAGAAGACAGCAAACCGTGTGTGACAAGCGTCGAATGGTTTTGTTTCAAAACGCTCTTCGCCAAATTTCCCCGTTTTTTAAACAGACGTTTTGTCTGTGAACATCACGACGGGTGTTagtaaaacgcggggtcggGGTCAGAGCCACCCTAACTTTAACCCtcaccctaaaacagcattatttaaaaaaagatagatCCCGACCCCGACCCCGACCCGACCCCGAGTTTTTCTGACACCCGATTACGACAAAGACGTACGTTATAGCCCTGCCACGTTTGTCACGCCCGAAAGTTTTCCGTTCTCTTCCATTCTGCCATCCTGTTACGTAAGCTGGCTAATGCCCGGTGTTGGCAAGTAGGAACGGCGAGATCATAACGGTTTATGAATTATGTTTTGGTTTTTCTATTTCTTAAATTGTAACTGCAGAAATTGCAGAATTACAAAGTAAGTAGAATAGGTGCAGTATTAGTTTTTTCTAATCAGAACATCCAGCGTTAGCTATAATATATTTGGAGATTAAAAGATTTCATCGCCATTGACAGTGCCTCACGTGATTATCGCGCTGTCTTTTCATTGCGAAATATACTGTTAATCTTTTGTAATCCCTTCTTGGGTACACCCATTCTGACCCTCTGAATTCTG
This window encodes:
- the LOC140933307 gene encoding uncharacterized protein produces the protein MALIDKLLREFAKENFGDHEGSYFPVVHGRTQDIKLLTLVVKKPTTSDQECGVKPQRYTVLAELGRYASEENAEEFEAMMKKHIVKEDCGILPEGENEDDKGAGSSVEIGGDAGNFGRKGITISEDLGSLVLGRIDQEYIRDPDLREILAKTDMDNEKTGVFEGQQMSLIISVIFSERFEVKGKRRNKIEGEAEVNPPGVKETCKTIEIPPNIATRLNTRGPILFKCCRVVYNKETNRLELSDEEVVGKDFLRCKDDEEDDENDNGLSEKNETGTNGAAQDEPLKSSD